From the Acidilutibacter cellobiosedens genome, one window contains:
- the spoVAE gene encoding stage V sporulation protein AE, whose amino-acid sequence MEYIRAFIVGGLICVVGQIILDTTRLTTGHILVMFVTSGVILTAVGLYEPLMKFGGAGASVPITGFGYSLCKGVMEGVDKKGFIGAFTGGTEATAGGIAASIIFGYIMSIIFTPKTKS is encoded by the coding sequence ATGGAATATATAAGAGCTTTTATTGTGGGGGGGCTTATATGTGTCGTAGGTCAAATCATATTAGATACAACACGGCTTACAACGGGACATATTCTCGTCATGTTTGTTACGTCGGGGGTAATTTTAACTGCAGTGGGTTTATATGAACCCTTAATGAAGTTTGGAGGAGCCGGTGCTTCTGTTCCTATTACCGGATTCGGTTACTCTTTATGTAAAGGAGTGATGGAAGGAGTGGACAAAAAAGGTTTTATTGGAGCTTTTACAGGAGGAACAGAGGCTACGGCAGGAGGAATAGCAGCCTCTATAATATTTGGGTATATTATGTCTATAATATTTACTCCCAAAACGAAAAGCTAA